The genomic region TATTATGCAGCCTCGGCAATCCCCAGATCCGTTCTCGAATTCTACTGAAACCACTGAGGATGATTACTCGGTGTTTTTTGAACCGCCTGGCGATCGCTCGCCTTCCGAACGGTCGCGATCGCGTCCCGGTCTCAAAGGGGCGATCGCGGCATTTAATCTACGCCAAAAAATTAGTTTGGGATATATCGTAACTCTCGGAATTGTCGCGATCGGCTTGACGGGAGGCTTTGTGTTCGGTACGGTTCATCAAGAAAACGGGATCCGTGCTTTTGCGATCGCCGACGAACGCGAGCAAATTCTCAGCGACCTGCGCATTGCTAGTTTGGAAGTTCCTTTATATATCCAGGAACTGGCGATCTTACCCGATTTTTCTCCTCAAAAATTCGATCGCTTCATCCTCCAGTGGAAACAAGAATTACAGGAGATCGATCGCGATTTAACCCGACTTCAAGCTTTGCATTCCGACGACCATGACCTCAGTCAGTTTTTTGAAAAATATCAAGATGTCTCTCGCGATTACGAGCGCGAAATTGAAAAACTCTCCAATGAATTAACTTTTTTACTCTTTCAAACTGAAGAAATTGGAAAAGTCCGCAGCTTGTTATTGAATTTTCGGCAAAAACCCGTCATTTTTCGCTTCGATCGCTTTTCTCGCGAGTTGGAAGTCGAGCGCAAAGTCGCCAGCTATCAAGCCGAAAACGCTCAACTTAAATTAAACCAATCGATCTTAATTCGTAAGTGGTTTATCTCAATTACCCTGTTGCTCTCGGCGATCGTCGCCATTTTATTTGCCCTCTACACCAGTCGCGCGATCGCCCTTCCCATTCAAGGACTCACCCGCGTCGTCCGCCAAGCCACGGAAGAATCGAATTTTGACCTCGAAGTTCCCGTCACGACTGAAGATGAAATCGGTCAACTCGCTCTCTCTTTTAACCAACTTATTGCTAAAGTCAAATACCTTTTAGGCGAACTCGAAGCTGAAAAACAAACCCAGTTAATTCAAAGTGAAAAAATGGCCAGTCTCGGGCGCATGTTGGCGGGAGTGGCTCACGAAATTAATAATCCCATCAATTTTATCTACGGCAATATCGATCCGGCTCGTGAATACATTGAAGATATGTTAACGTTAATCGAAACTTACGAAGCAGAAATTCCCAACCCTCCCGACGCCGTTCGCGATTGTGCGGAAGAGATCGAAATTGAGTTTTTAAAAGAGGATTTGTTAAAACTTTTGCAATCGATGAAAATCGGCGCCGATCGCGCCCGCGCTATTGTCTTGAGTTTGAAAAACTTTTCTCGTTTGGATGAAGCCAATCCCCAACCTGTTAATTTGCACGAGTGCATCGATAGCAGTTTGCTCATTTTACACAATCGGGTCAAACGGGAAATCGAGATCGATCTCAAATATGGCGAAATTCCTAAGGTCGAAGGCTATATGGGATTGCTGTATCAAGTGTTTATGAATATCCTCAGCAATGCGGTCGATGCTTTGGAAGAACAAACGGTAATTCAAGGTGCGGAACCGAAGAAAATTACGATTTCTACGGAACTGTTAAACCCTAATTCGATTTTGGTTCGGATCGCCGACAATGGATGTGGGATTAAACCCCAGGATTATCAAAAGATTTTTGAAAACTTTTTTACTACGAAACCACGGGGAATCGGGACGGGTTTGGGACTGGCGATCAGTCGCCAAATTGTTGAGGAAAAACACGGGGGGAAAATTGAGTGTCTTTCGACTTGGGGACGGGGGACGGAGTTTCGCATCGAGTTACCGATTAAAAATCCCGATCGCCGATAAACGATCGCCCCTTCTACTTCCGGATCGGATCGGTCTACGATGTAGGTTCAAGCGATCGCTCTTTCACCGCGATCGCGGCTAAAAAAATCTACAATCAGATCGATAACGTTTTACGAGTTCAAATTACGAGTTCAAACCAGTTAGGACGAAATTATGGGACTTTTTGACCAAATTATCGGTGCGATCGATAGCAGCGATCGCCAAGCCAATCCGAGTCAATTAGGCGCTATTCTCAGTACGGTGCAACACCTCACCCGTAATACCAATGCGGATTTATCCACGACTCAAACGGCGATTTCAATTGTCGGGAGTTACGTGCGATCGGCCCTTCAGGAAAAACGAGCCACGGAAGGCGAACAAACAGCAAGCTCGATTGTCAATCATTTTGCCGGAACGAGTGCCAATCCTCAAGCGATCGCCGCTTTGTTTTCTTCCTCGCAAGTCAGTCAGTTGATCGAGGCGATCGGCGCTAAAACTGGACTCGATCCGTCTCAAATCCAAATGATGCTCCCGATTCTCATTCCTGTGGTGCTGAATTTATTACGAACGGGTGCCAATACTGATAATCCGGAGGCGGAAGGCAATCCCGTTCTCAACTCTTTCTTGGATGCCGATGGCGATGGCGATGTCGATATCGCCGACGCGCTTAATTTGGCCGGAGGCTTTTTAAATCGGGGTCGTTAGGTTTTTTACATGGGTGATGACGGTAAAGGTTGGGTTCGATTTACCGTCGTTACTCCCCTACGTTTCGGCATTTTTACGTTATTTTCTCGTTTTTATTTATATATTTCTTAATATTTTTCTTAACAAAAGTTTGCGCCGAAAAAGGGGTTTTGGGGCTTGACTGGCCTCGAAAAATATTGTATTATTTTTTATATAATGGGAATATTGACACAATTTTTAAAATTGCAAAGATTCCCATTATAATATAATACTACCACAGAATTAAAAATTTGCACCAACTTCCCCAAAAAAAGGGCGCGCGCCCAAACTCGTACCGAGTTCGATTTAGTGCCGAAGCGGGTCAGTTATCCACTTGTTGCATGTAATTTCCCCAAATTTGAGCGGCTTGCGAGCTACTGCCGTAGGTGGGGGTGTTATCGTCATTGCCCAACCAGACTCCAGTCACCAGGTCGTCACTGGGAATATAGCCGACAAACCAGAGATCGACCCCGGAATTGGTGGTGCCTGTCTTCCCCGCTTCGCCGCGTCCGAGATAGGCACTGCGACCCGTACCGGATTGAATCACGCCGCGCAACATGTCGGTCATGGTGCGAGCGACATCGGGAGAGAGAACGGGGCGGTTGGCGCTGGGGTCGCGAGCGTATTCGTAAATGACGCGGCAGGTTTGGGGGCGATCGCGATCGGTGCAATCGCTGCTGTCGAGAATGCGGGTAATGGCGTGGGGGCGGTTGCGGCGTCCGTCATTGGCGAGGACGCCAAAAGCTCCGGTCATTTCCAAGAGGGTAACTTCGCTCTGACCGAGAATCAAACCGGGAACCGCTTGTAATTTAGAGCGAATCCCGAGACGGCGGGCCATTTGAACCGTGCGATCGAGTCCGACCTCGCGGGCGACGCGCAGGGCGATCGCATTTTCCGACTGAGCGAGTCCGGTATACATATCCACGGCGCCGCCACTGCGATCGCAGCCGCGAAAAGACTGACCGGACCAGCGCAGGGGTTCGCAAGAATAGACCTCAGACGCCGGGATGCCGCGATCGAGAGCCGCCGTGTAGGGAAAAATTTTAAAGGTGGAACCGGGTTGGCGCAGGGCTTGGGTAGCGCGGTTAAACTGACTTTGTTGGTAGTCTACCCCTCCGGTGAGGGCGAGAATTTCTCCGGTCCTCGAATCGAGGGTGACGATCGCCC from Oxynema aestuarii AP17 harbors:
- a CDS encoding HAMP domain-containing sensor histidine kinase, encoding MQPRQSPDPFSNSTETTEDDYSVFFEPPGDRSPSERSRSRPGLKGAIAAFNLRQKISLGYIVTLGIVAIGLTGGFVFGTVHQENGIRAFAIADEREQILSDLRIASLEVPLYIQELAILPDFSPQKFDRFILQWKQELQEIDRDLTRLQALHSDDHDLSQFFEKYQDVSRDYEREIEKLSNELTFLLFQTEEIGKVRSLLLNFRQKPVIFRFDRFSRELEVERKVASYQAENAQLKLNQSILIRKWFISITLLLSAIVAILFALYTSRAIALPIQGLTRVVRQATEESNFDLEVPVTTEDEIGQLALSFNQLIAKVKYLLGELEAEKQTQLIQSEKMASLGRMLAGVAHEINNPINFIYGNIDPAREYIEDMLTLIETYEAEIPNPPDAVRDCAEEIEIEFLKEDLLKLLQSMKIGADRARAIVLSLKNFSRLDEANPQPVNLHECIDSSLLILHNRVKREIEIDLKYGEIPKVEGYMGLLYQVFMNILSNAVDALEEQTVIQGAEPKKITISTELLNPNSILVRIADNGCGIKPQDYQKIFENFFTTKPRGIGTGLGLAISRQIVEEKHGGKIECLSTWGRGTEFRIELPIKNPDRR
- a CDS encoding DUF937 domain-containing protein, encoding MGLFDQIIGAIDSSDRQANPSQLGAILSTVQHLTRNTNADLSTTQTAISIVGSYVRSALQEKRATEGEQTASSIVNHFAGTSANPQAIAALFSSSQVSQLIEAIGAKTGLDPSQIQMMLPILIPVVLNLLRTGANTDNPEAEGNPVLNSFLDADGDGDVDIADALNLAGGFLNRGR